A window of Phycodurus eques isolate BA_2022a chromosome 5, UOR_Pequ_1.1, whole genome shotgun sequence contains these coding sequences:
- the gatd1 gene encoding glutamine amidotransferase-like class 1 domain-containing protein 1, translating to MSAKPTCLIVLSASPQGVSAKSFQQCFSLCSSVFNLQTATPAGKPMDFVGVDDSTSRWVQDFNMKPYATPAKLESIDGARYQSLLIPDCPGAPGDLAHSGSLHRILSHFISQQKPVCAVGQGVSALCCATEANRWIFNGYSLTGPSVFELVRRTDFANLPLIVEDFVKDSGGSYTASQEDAVHVVADRHLITGQNTQSTWLAVNNLILLTSAK from the exons ATGTCTGCGAAGCCGACGTGTTTGATTGTGTTGAGCGCTTCTCCTCAAG GAGTGTCAGCAAAGTCTTTCCAGCAGTGCTTCAGTCTTTGCTCCTCTGTGTTTAACCTCCAGACAGCCACGCCGGCG GGGAAGCCAATGGATTTCGTTGGGGTGGATGACAGCACGTCCAGATGGGTGCAGGACTTCAACATGAAACCATACGCAACTCCCGCCAAACTTGAATCCATCGATG gTGCTCGCTACCAGTCTCTGCTCATCCCCGACTGTCCTGGAGCGCCCGGCGACCTGGCGCACAGCGGCTCGCTGCACCGTATTCTGTCACACTTCATCTCTCAGCAAA AGCCCGTGTGTGCAGTCGGACAAGGAGTGTCAGCGCTGTGTTGTGCCACGGAGGCAAACAGGTGGATCTTCAACGGGTATAGTTTGACTGGG CCGTCGGTGTTTGAACTGGTGCGCAGGACGGACTTTGCCAACCTGCCTCTTATCGTGGAAGACTTTGTGAAGGACAGCGGCGGCTCGTACACAG CGAGCCAAGAGGACGCCGTGCACGTCGTCGCCGACAGACACCTGATAACGGGACAGAACACACAGTCCACCTGGCTTGCGGTCAACAATTTAATTCTGCTCACTAGCGCCAAGTAA